In a single window of the uncultured Dysgonomonas sp. genome:
- the dut gene encoding dUTP diphosphatase — protein MNIKIINKSHHPLPEYATPYSAGVDLRANITEPVTLKPLERTLIPTGLYLELPQGYEAQIRPRSGLAFKHGLTVLNSPGTIDADYRGEIRVILVNLSNDEFVINDGERICQMVIASHEQVLWEEVETINETERGAGGFGHTGKQ, from the coding sequence ATGAACATAAAAATTATAAATAAATCACATCATCCACTACCCGAATATGCGACACCTTACTCTGCCGGAGTAGATCTGAGAGCAAACATTACAGAACCTGTAACATTGAAGCCGCTGGAACGGACTCTTATTCCGACTGGTCTGTATTTGGAATTACCTCAAGGATATGAAGCGCAAATACGTCCCCGCAGCGGTTTGGCTTTCAAGCATGGACTAACAGTATTAAATTCCCCCGGGACTATCGATGCAGACTACCGTGGAGAAATCCGTGTCATCCTTGTCAACTTATCAAATGATGAGTTTGTTATAAATGACGGTGAGCGCATTTGCCAAATGGTTATAGCTTCACATGAGCAAGTACTTTGGGAAGAGGTGGAGACAATTAACGAAACGGAGCGCGGAGCCGGAGGCTTTGGCCACACAGGAAAACAGTAA
- a CDS encoding GNAT family N-acetyltransferase yields MKIKLYSSEYKDAWDKFVRTSKNGTFLFYRDFIEYHADRFRDYSLMFYLNDVLVALMPGHMKDRIFYSHKGLTYGGLIMGDKTTAANVLSIFEYLTTTFRHQGIRKIIYKAIPHIYHIRPAEEDLYALFRYKATLTSCNISSTLLLADRTKFSDLRKRGVKKAQKNNLSVKKTTDYSGFWQILSRNLKDKYETEPVHSLAEINYLKSKFPRNIHLFTVGNTDSSIIGGCLVFETERVAHVQYVAATEEGKRLGATDLVIDHIINTAFAHKTYFDYGTSTENGGWHLNENLIHQKEGFGARGTVYNIYTIDLSI; encoded by the coding sequence ATGAAAATTAAGCTTTATAGTTCGGAATATAAGGACGCATGGGATAAATTTGTACGCACCTCTAAAAATGGTACATTTCTTTTCTATCGCGACTTTATTGAATACCATGCCGACCGTTTCAGAGATTACTCCCTGATGTTTTATCTGAACGATGTTTTGGTGGCTTTAATGCCTGGGCATATGAAGGATAGGATATTTTATTCGCACAAAGGGCTTACATACGGAGGTCTTATTATGGGTGATAAGACTACTGCTGCAAATGTACTTTCCATATTCGAGTATCTTACAACGACATTCCGCCATCAGGGAATCAGGAAGATTATATATAAGGCTATTCCGCATATCTATCATATTCGTCCTGCCGAAGAGGATTTATACGCGTTGTTCAGATATAAGGCGACACTCACATCATGTAATATATCTTCTACCCTATTACTTGCGGACAGAACAAAATTTTCGGACTTGCGTAAACGGGGTGTAAAAAAAGCTCAAAAGAACAATTTGTCCGTAAAAAAGACTACAGATTATTCCGGTTTCTGGCAAATACTTTCCCGGAATCTGAAAGATAAATACGAAACAGAGCCTGTTCATTCTTTAGCGGAAATTAATTATCTGAAAAGTAAATTTCCACGTAACATACATCTGTTCACTGTCGGGAATACAGATAGTAGCATAATAGGCGGCTGCCTTGTCTTCGAGACAGAAAGAGTAGCACACGTCCAGTATGTAGCAGCAACGGAGGAAGGTAAAAGACTCGGAGCGACAGATTTGGTTATCGACCATATAATAAATACAGCATTCGCTCACAAAACATACTTCGATTATGGCACATCGACAGAAAACGGCGGCTGGCACCTGAACGAAAACCTGATACACCAAAAGGAAGGATTTGGGGCACGGGGAACTGTATATAATATTTATACGATTGATTTATCTATATAG
- a CDS encoding tetratricopeptide repeat protein, producing the protein MHKKARVFYLILLVIAGNLPSFAQSSQISSPIAEKLSVDDSRKFDYFFYEAMNAKATNQYDAVFDYLKYCMAIDSTNANVLYELGNYYNSIESKNKAIDYYRRATVYDSDNHYYNMAYGSMCLEFKQYSDAIEQFEKLVAKDPDNTDLYIYLSESYRMDGNFKNAISTLDKLEQIVGMNEKISLQKYQLYTMMKQEKQAFAEIQKYIDKYPQEIKYQILLGDLYLQAGKTQEAYMVYSRAKSIDPDDPYLISSMAEYYQQTGNKDAAENELHIALVSPKMDIDTKLSILAQYVGTLQRTQKDTQAANALFDTLMIQHPQEPKLNLMYGNLLMMQNKKEESRFQYQLFAEANPTNPVGWEQMLYTTFPDSIDLSIKVCEQALTYITDQPQFYFYLGVSQYMKENYKDALDALQKGVVYVDENNTKLLADFYGQIGDLYYQIEKRDSAFAIYDKALSYDPNNLGVLNNYSYYLSLVKKDLDKAERMSSITVKAEPSNPTYLDTYGWVLFEQGAYTIAKIYIENAIKYSEEKKEDVSAEVLEHYGDVLYKTDEPEKALEYWEKAKEKGGSKSKTLEKKIETKTFIAE; encoded by the coding sequence ATGCATAAAAAAGCACGTGTTTTTTATTTAATCTTACTTGTCATCGCAGGCAATCTTCCGTCTTTTGCTCAAAGCAGTCAAATTTCCAGTCCAATTGCAGAGAAGCTTTCTGTTGACGACAGTCGTAAATTCGACTACTTCTTTTATGAGGCAATGAATGCCAAAGCCACCAATCAATACGATGCGGTTTTCGACTATCTCAAATACTGTATGGCTATCGATTCTACAAATGCAAACGTATTATATGAGCTAGGCAATTACTACAATTCCATCGAAAGCAAAAATAAGGCTATAGATTATTATCGCAGGGCCACAGTATACGATAGCGACAACCATTACTATAATATGGCATACGGAAGCATGTGTCTCGAGTTTAAACAATATAGCGATGCCATAGAACAATTCGAAAAATTAGTAGCCAAAGATCCCGACAATACGGATTTATACATCTATCTATCGGAATCGTACCGTATGGACGGAAATTTCAAAAATGCCATATCGACACTGGATAAACTGGAACAGATAGTGGGGATGAACGAAAAAATAAGCCTCCAGAAATACCAGCTATATACGATGATGAAGCAAGAGAAACAGGCCTTTGCTGAAATACAGAAATATATAGACAAATATCCGCAGGAAATCAAATATCAGATTCTTCTCGGAGATTTGTATTTACAGGCTGGAAAAACGCAGGAAGCATACATGGTATACAGCCGTGCCAAATCCATTGATCCTGATGATCCCTACCTCATTTCATCTATGGCCGAATACTATCAGCAGACAGGAAATAAGGATGCTGCAGAAAACGAATTGCACATTGCTCTTGTTAGCCCAAAAATGGACATCGATACCAAACTATCCATCCTTGCACAGTACGTAGGCACTTTGCAAAGAACTCAAAAAGATACGCAGGCAGCTAACGCCTTGTTCGATACACTGATGATACAGCATCCGCAAGAACCGAAACTCAACCTGATGTATGGCAACCTGTTGATGATGCAGAATAAAAAAGAGGAATCCCGTTTTCAATATCAGCTGTTTGCTGAAGCTAATCCTACAAATCCTGTTGGATGGGAACAGATGTTGTATACCACTTTCCCTGACAGCATCGATTTATCCATAAAAGTATGTGAACAAGCACTCACCTATATCACCGACCAACCACAGTTCTATTTCTATTTGGGAGTATCTCAATATATGAAAGAGAATTATAAGGACGCACTCGATGCTCTGCAAAAAGGAGTTGTATATGTAGATGAGAACAATACAAAGCTTCTGGCCGACTTCTACGGACAGATAGGAGACCTTTATTATCAGATAGAAAAACGCGATAGCGCATTTGCTATCTACGATAAGGCTCTTTCCTACGATCCTAATAACCTGGGTGTACTGAACAATTATAGTTATTATTTGTCTTTAGTAAAAAAAGATCTCGACAAAGCGGAACGAATGAGCAGTATCACTGTAAAGGCCGAACCATCGAACCCAACATATCTGGATACATATGGCTGGGTATTATTTGAACAGGGAGCTTATACCATCGCTAAAATTTATATCGAGAATGCGATAAAATACAGCGAGGAAAAGAAAGAAGATGTCAGTGCCGAAGTACTGGAACACTACGGCGATGTATTATACAAAACGGATGAACCCGAAAAAGCCTTGGAATATTGGGAGAAAGCAAAGGAAAAAGGGGGTAGCAAGTCCAAAACATTGGAAAAGAAAATAGAAACGAAAACTTTTATTGCTGAATAA
- a CDS encoding peptidoglycan DD-metalloendopeptidase family protein, translating into MRVAAFLFILLISICSFAQNSKIKELEQQRKNALREISNTDKLLKETKRSTTTLLDRIQLISNQIFSRQKVLDLLGQEITGINVEEKRIEAEITILEAELKDKQKNYSKAIDGMLQNRQSENKMLFVLSGKSLTESYRRLRYLRDYSEWRKEQATEIKDKSAKLKERKEALIKTKQEKTALLGQRNTEQENLKKEETNYQTEVSEAQKKQKDLQKILTQKRQQAEALDRQIAKLIAEEVARQEREAKRIAAEKARAEAAKRTSKKSGSGTTTVTPPKEDAAKVVATPENIALSNNFASNRGRLPYPITGNYTITTRFGSHQHSRFVTTSSSGIDIQSQSGAEAKSVFNGEVTYVAAIPGYNTCIIVRHGNYYTFYGNIQSIYVKQGDKVKTGQSLGKVYTDADTGLSQLHFQLWQGTNKLNPEPWLR; encoded by the coding sequence ATGAGAGTAGCAGCTTTTCTCTTTATTCTCCTTATCAGCATTTGTTCTTTCGCTCAAAATTCGAAAATAAAAGAACTCGAACAGCAAAGGAAGAACGCCCTGCGTGAAATATCGAACACCGACAAACTGCTGAAAGAGACTAAAAGAAGCACCACTACCTTGCTGGACAGAATACAGCTTATATCCAACCAGATATTCTCACGGCAAAAAGTATTAGACCTTCTGGGACAAGAAATAACAGGTATAAATGTAGAGGAAAAACGGATCGAAGCCGAAATAACGATACTTGAAGCCGAACTTAAAGACAAGCAGAAAAACTACTCGAAAGCTATTGACGGAATGCTTCAGAACCGCCAAAGTGAGAATAAAATGCTTTTCGTACTCTCCGGGAAATCTTTGACAGAATCGTACCGGAGGCTCCGTTACCTACGCGATTACTCGGAATGGAGAAAAGAACAGGCCACAGAAATTAAAGATAAAAGTGCGAAATTAAAAGAGCGGAAAGAAGCGCTAATAAAAACAAAACAAGAGAAAACGGCCTTATTAGGGCAACGTAATACCGAACAGGAAAACTTAAAGAAGGAAGAAACAAACTACCAGACAGAAGTAAGTGAAGCACAAAAAAAGCAAAAAGACCTGCAAAAAATACTGACTCAAAAACGCCAGCAGGCGGAAGCCCTCGACAGACAGATAGCTAAACTGATAGCAGAAGAGGTTGCCCGTCAGGAGCGGGAAGCAAAACGCATTGCAGCTGAAAAAGCCCGCGCCGAAGCAGCAAAAAGGACCTCGAAGAAAAGCGGATCTGGTACTACCACTGTGACACCTCCTAAAGAGGATGCAGCTAAAGTCGTAGCAACACCCGAAAACATAGCTTTATCAAACAACTTCGCTTCGAACAGGGGAAGACTCCCTTACCCTATAACAGGCAATTATACCATAACCACACGATTCGGTTCTCATCAGCATAGCCGTTTCGTTACCACATCGAGCAGCGGGATAGATATACAGTCGCAATCGGGAGCCGAAGCCAAATCCGTATTCAACGGCGAAGTGACTTATGTAGCAGCCATACCGGGATACAACACCTGTATTATTGTGCGTCACGGAAACTACTATACATTCTACGGAAATATACAAAGTATATATGTAAAGCAAGGCGACAAGGTAAAAACAGGCCAGTCGCTCGGCAAAGTATATACAGATGCGGATACAGGCCTTTCGCAACTGCATTTCCAGTTGTGGCAGGGGACCAACAAACTCAATCCTGAGCCTTGGTTGAGATAA
- a CDS encoding WxcM-like domain-containing protein: MKREQFIELPGVTDQRGSLSFIQAGDHISFPISSICWKYDSQHNDSDIHKAQDKIIVALSGNFTILLDNGKDERSYILNNPSQGLYIPALVSCRLEGFSPDSVYLIISSAPSTAGLSGETEKNQLKTFSVEDCTLIKFPLVQNSAENIPFDIKRIFYIYDIPSGQTRGMHVHKYCHEVLVATSGSFQVELDDGTNKKIVLLDRPDQGLYIPPGIWATETEYSSGAVCLVLASDVYDAENYIHTYSEFKKYRQHEN; the protein is encoded by the coding sequence ATGAAAAGAGAACAATTCATCGAATTACCGGGAGTCACGGATCAAAGGGGAAGTCTCTCTTTCATCCAAGCCGGAGATCATATTTCTTTCCCTATTTCGTCTATCTGTTGGAAATATGACAGTCAGCACAATGACAGCGATATACATAAAGCCCAGGATAAGATAATAGTGGCTTTATCGGGAAATTTTACCATTTTGCTTGATAATGGAAAAGATGAACGAAGCTACATTCTAAACAATCCGTCTCAGGGCCTTTATATTCCAGCCCTAGTGAGTTGCAGGCTTGAAGGCTTTTCACCTGACTCCGTATATCTGATTATTTCATCAGCGCCTTCTACTGCCGGGCTATCCGGTGAAACAGAGAAAAATCAGTTAAAGACATTCTCTGTAGAAGATTGTACACTCATTAAGTTTCCACTGGTACAAAATAGCGCCGAAAATATTCCGTTCGATATAAAACGTATATTTTATATATATGATATCCCATCGGGGCAAACAAGGGGTATGCATGTCCATAAATATTGCCACGAAGTATTGGTTGCAACAAGCGGTAGCTTTCAGGTAGAGTTGGATGACGGAACCAATAAGAAAATAGTATTACTCGACCGACCTGATCAGGGACTGTATATACCACCTGGCATATGGGCAACAGAAACAGAGTATTCGTCCGGAGCTGTTTGTCTTGTTTTGGCCTCTGATGTATATGACGCGGAAAATTATATACATACCTATTCGGAATTTAAAAAATACCGGCAGCATGAAAATTAA
- a CDS encoding DUF4292 domain-containing protein has protein sequence MRLNGLNKIAVLLFIISALFAGSSCKSKKIITTGGTLEEKSHNRIIEDALSSEVNFKTLTTKGSVEFKAGNSSQKVPAVFKIVKDSILQVSIRIPILGGEAMRLTITRDSIFMVDRMKKQYIAERFKDSKAIAGFDFNFYNLQALFTNKLFIPGNREVTEKDFQKYDISSANDVYMLKTKGKGDLLYNFAVDATNHVASTLIYNEKKKITLQWSYNDFIKDNNLVYPTNMQAKVDVAKRRVDINITYDKLEIDKSFSIDNSISSKYTKVDFSDLIGTYIKKK, from the coding sequence ATGAGACTAAACGGATTAAATAAAATAGCTGTACTACTGTTCATCATATCCGCATTATTTGCAGGAAGCAGTTGTAAATCAAAAAAAATAATTACCACAGGTGGGACTCTGGAAGAAAAGTCCCATAATCGTATAATTGAAGATGCATTATCCTCGGAAGTCAATTTCAAGACATTAACAACTAAAGGGAGTGTCGAATTCAAGGCCGGAAATTCTTCTCAAAAAGTACCTGCTGTATTCAAAATAGTAAAGGATAGCATCTTACAAGTATCGATTCGTATCCCGATCCTTGGAGGGGAAGCCATGAGGCTGACTATCACTCGCGACAGCATTTTCATGGTAGACAGGATGAAAAAGCAATATATTGCAGAACGTTTCAAAGATTCGAAAGCTATAGCCGGTTTCGACTTTAACTTTTATAATTTACAGGCTTTATTCACCAACAAATTATTTATTCCGGGCAACAGGGAAGTAACCGAGAAAGACTTTCAGAAGTATGATATATCATCAGCAAACGATGTATACATGCTAAAGACAAAAGGAAAAGGCGATTTGTTATACAACTTTGCTGTAGACGCCACCAACCATGTGGCATCAACATTGATCTACAATGAAAAGAAAAAGATAACCCTGCAATGGTCTTACAACGATTTCATCAAAGACAACAATCTGGTATATCCGACTAATATGCAGGCTAAGGTCGATGTTGCAAAAAGGCGTGTCGACATTAATATCACATATGACAAATTGGAAATAGACAAGAGTTTCAGCATAGATAATTCCATATCATCTAAATATACCAAAGTGGATTTCTCTGATCTTATAGGCACATATATCAAAAAGAAATGA